A window of Zingiber officinale cultivar Zhangliang chromosome 5A, Zo_v1.1, whole genome shotgun sequence contains these coding sequences:
- the LOC121983313 gene encoding protein DROOPING LEAF-like, which translates to MDLVCNNEHVSYIRCTYCNTLLAVGVPCNWLTDRVTVKCGHCNNLSFLDPKNTQCVYPTLCQSVCFQGIQSSSPTSSQLNNAARFGMKMPKKHRTPSAYNHFMRDEIQRIKSANPNIPHREAFSMASKNWAKYDPRNPSTSNVSA; encoded by the exons ATGGACTTGGTTTGCAACAATGAGCATGTGTCTTACATTCGTTGCACCTATTGCAACACTCTTTTGGCG GTTGGAGTTCCATGCAACTGGTTGACGGACAGAGTGACTGTGAAGTGTGGTCATTGCAACAATCTTTCTTTCCTTGATCCCAAAAATACGCAATGCGTTTACCCTACGCTTTGCCAGTCTGTTTGCTTTCAG GGTATTCAATCATCTTCACCAACCTCAAGTCAACTGAATAACGCTGCAAGATTTGGCATGAAAA TGCCAAAGAAACACAGGACACCATCAGCTTATAATCACTTCATGAG AGATGAGATACAACGGATTAAGTCTGCCAATCCAAATATTCCTCATCGAGAAGCTTTTAGCATGGCCTCAAAGAAT TGGGCTAAATATGATCCCCGCAACCCGTCCACCTCCAATGTTTCAGCTTAG